In Montipora capricornis isolate CH-2021 chromosome 4, ASM3666992v2, whole genome shotgun sequence, a single genomic region encodes these proteins:
- the LOC138047520 gene encoding nephrocystin-3-like encodes MSAILDACEEKTNGTRLGRLVVDGGTHVLRDYFNSVHTPAQLKTVLGNHFHRLHDLWKKKKIYQEQWEKLFPPSGDPPDSKTFDITLLHLLIREICFPLVPNTYWSSLPAATDTSLQANIARIRFFRNDLQHSVSTGIPTDEFKDKWRQVSLTLAALGFDQTEIDRLETEPIDHDTDRRIEEEVKKWKRELEPRVGKLEQEVQQMKSKMSTTETTSCLPDKPLNVLGRSLEIQKVVEAIEHSAVVITGGPGFGKTTVAKEVAHKLAANPSSTVLFCILGSKAAAIDVANSMILGCCNYFSQPPENPEHWLKNWSRQQKQIVTFVLDNADDVLDSNDRGKFISILRDMRMLSQKNVNFVVTSRRAFTDDSLNVREVRLKEMASEDAVNVLVSEISCRSIQPKPTKIEKLADLCGRVPLALHIVGSLLSDYPEEKLIEDLEKKPLEVLREDQSDHNSVEKAIETSFNYLSDTERKALSILSAIPGSFNSDAATAFIESCKDLCGEPISILRTLKNRSLVEQLSTCRYQIHQFIQAFVKKNEVSQEFLDQGEEMAYAHFITRLADNALKYWSKDNCKESITSFNDDRHNFEFVLHLLIRKLNNQDRLMTTTSRFLTQKLSQKCLYLEMCLHPKTYMHLLKKLLCFLKSRQQLVPARVELLCLLGHESRKVGNQEEYKEYLEQAREVYSQNPSEFGGENWVSKAFFLNNYARFLADERRPNDANKYFTHALNKCEEQHDLDDVQNAVTLLYAGREDKRHNKRDLAEKKFIKSLQLYQKSLGKHVMTALLLKELGDFHLFHGEKELRTEEGVCKSIEQYKEALEMMEELGMKDCKECILTLTNLGICYESQNNFKEAMELYQESWNIAERELVDAHRWKIYVMTQMAHWNMKTANVEEAKVLKEQAMQMSRQLNLSDNQPPNKFLLKKI; translated from the coding sequence ATGTCTGCAATTCTTGACGCCTGCGAGGAAAAAACGAATGGCACAAGACTAGGACGGTTAGTTGTCGATGGAGGAACCCACGTCCTCAGAGACTACTTTAATTCTGTTCACACGCCAGCTCAGTTGAAAACGGTACTCGGAAACCACTTTCACAGGCTTCACGATCtgtggaagaaaaaaaagatatatcAAGAGCAGtgggaaaaattatttccacCGTCAGGAGATCCACCAGACTCTAAAACATTCGACATCACGCTTTTGCATTTGTTGATTCGGGAAATTTGTTTCCCGTTGGTGCCTAATACATATTGGAGTAGTTTACCTGCAGCGACAGACACCAGTCTCCAAGCAAACATCGCTCGAATCAGATTCTTCCGAAATGATCTGCAGCACAGTGTTTCTACTGGCATCCCTACTGACGAGTTCAAAGACAAGTGGCGTCAGGTTTCTCTGACATTGGCTGCCCTGGGATTTGACCAAACGGAGATAGACCGCCTCGAGACTGAACCTATTGATCATGACACTGATCGTCGCATTGAGGAGGAAGTTAAAAAGTGGAAACGCGAGTTAGAGCCGCGAGTGGGCAAGTTGGAGCAAGAAGTTCAAcaaatgaaaagcaaaatgtcAACTACTGAGACAACCAGCTGTCTTCCAGACAAGCCGTTAAATGTTTTAGGTCGTTCCCTAGAGATCCAAAAAGTGGTCGAAGCCATCGAACATTCGGCCGTCGTGATAACTGGTGGACCGGGTTTTGGGAAGACAACTGTGGCAAAAGAAGTGGCTCACAAACTTGCTGCCAACCCATCGTCCACGGTGCTGTTTTGCATCCTTGGATCGAAAGCAGCGGCAATTGATGTAGCCAACTCTATGATTCTTGGTTGCTGTAACTACTTCTCCCAGCCGCCTGAGAATCCTGAGCACTGGCTTAAAAACTGGAGCAGGCAACAGAAACAAATTGTAACTTTCGTTCTGGACAATGCAGATGACGTTCTTGACTCAAATGACAGGGGCAAGTTTATAAGCATTTTACGTGACATGAGGATGCTGTCACAGAAAAACGTAAATTTTGTTGTCACATCTCGAAGAGCATTTACAGATGACTCCTTGAATGTGAGAGAGGTGAGACTGAAGGAAATGGCTTCGGAAGATGCAGTGAATGTTCTGGTATCTGAAATCTCCTGTCGCTCCATTCAGCCGAAACCAACAAAAATAGAGAAATTAGCAGATCTATGTGGACGTGTGCCTCTGGCACTCCATATCGTTGGCTCATTGCTTTCAGACTACCCGGAAGAGAAACTGATTGAAGATCtcgagaaaaaacctctggaaGTTCTTCGAGAGGACCAGAGTGACCACAATTCTGTGGAAAAGGCAATAGAGACGTCCTTTAACTATTTGAGTGACACGGAACGAAAAGCCCTGTCTATTTTGTCTGCCATTCCAGGCTCATTCAATTCTGATGCTGCCACTGCTTTTATTGAATCGTGCAAAGACCTATGTGGTGAACCAATATCAATTCTCCGTACTCTCAAAAACCGATCGCTTGTTGAGCAGCTTTCCACATGTAGATATCAAATCCACCAATTTATCCAAGCATTTGTGAAGAAAAATGAAGTGAGTCAAGAATTCCTTGATCAGGGAGAGGAAATGGCCTATGCCCACTTCATTACTCGCCTCGCTGATAATGCCTTAAAGTACTGGAGCAAGGATAATTGCAAGGAGTCAATTACATCTTTCAATGATGACAGGCATAACTTTGAATTTGTTCTTCACCTCCTCATTCGCAAATTGAACAATCAAGATCGACTTATGACAACTACATCTCGATTTTTGACACAGAAGTTATCTCAGAAGTGCTTGTATTTAGAAATGTGTCTTCACCCAAAAACTTATATGCATCTTCTTAAAAAACTGTTGTGTTTTCTGAAATCTCGGCAACAGCTAGTCCCAGCAAGAGTGGAGCTATTGTGTCTTCTTGGTCATGAAAGTAGAAAAGTAGGAAATCAGGAAGAGTACAAAGAGTATCTAGAACAAGCCAGAGAAGTCTATTCCCAAAATCCTTCAGAATTTGGGGGAGAAAACTGGGTGTCAAAAGCATTTTTCCTTAACAACTATGCCCGTTTTCTTGCCGATGAAAGAAGGCCTAATGatgcaaataaatattttacgCATGCTTTAAATAAATGTGAGGAACAACATGATTTGGATGATGTGCAAAATGCAGTGACTTTACTTTATGCTGGACGAGAAGACAAGCGTCATAATAAACGTGACCTAGCAGAAAAGAAGTTCATTAAATCACTACAGCTTTATCAGAAAAGCCTTGGTAAACATGTTATGACTGCCCTGCTCTTGAAAGAACTTGGAGATTTTCACCTTTTTCATGGTGAGAAAGAGCTAAGAACAGAAGAAGGTGTGTGCAAATCTATTGAACAGTACAAAGAAGCACTGGAAATGATGGAGGAGCTTGGTATGAAAGACTGTAAAGAGTGCATTCTGACTCTAACAAACTTAGGAATTTGCTATGAATCACAAAACAACTTCAAAGAAGCAATGGAACTTTATCAAGAGTCTTGGAACATTGCAGAAAGGGAATTAGTGGATGCTCACCGTTGGAAGATCTATGTGATGACTCAAATGGCCCACTGGAACATGAAAACAGCGAACGTTGAGGAGGCAAAAGTGTTAAAGGAACAGGCAATGCAAATGAGTCGTCAACTCAACCTCTCAGATAATCAGCCACCCAACAAGTTTCTGCTCAAGAAAATTTAG
- the LOC138047538 gene encoding small ribosomal subunit protein uS10-like: MAHYKEKGAAPEEEAPIHRIRITLTSRNVKSLEKVCADLIKGAKEKKLKVKGPVRMPTKRLQITTRKTPCGEGSKTWDRFEMRIHKRLIDLHSPSEIVKQITSISIEPGVEVEVTIADV, from the exons ATG GCTCACTATAAGGAAAAAGGCGCTGCTCCAGAAGAAGAGGCTCCTATCCACAGGATCCGCATCACACTCACAAGTCGCAATGTCAAAAGCTTAGAGAAGG TGTGTGCTGATCTTATTAAAGGAGCGAAGGAAAAGAAGCTGAAAGTAAAGGGTCCTGTAAGAATGCCAACAAAGCGCTTGCAAATTACCACCAGAAAGACACCCTGTGGTGAAGGTTCAAAAACCTGGGATAGGTTTGAGATGAGGATCCACAAGAGGCTGATTGATCTCCACAGTCCATCAGAGATTGTTAAGCAGATT ACATCCATCAGTATTGAGCCTGGAGTTGAAGTTGAAGTGACAATTGCTGACGTTTAA